aaaaaatcatttaaaattctCATATAATTcgttatttcatattttaaaaaatttgaataatttagcCACTCAAAAAAGAGGCACAAGGTACCAATGGTACATATTCACAATACAAAATCATAAGTTGAAGAAAAACAGACAGTATTGCATTTGTCTATGgttaggttgttgtctctttgacacatttcctttctcaattttagtattgAATGcagccaaaaaaaacaaaaagggaaaagaaaaataacaccCAGCAaaccataaacatgataaagacaaTTTCGTTGACCATGTTGACAAACAATTTATCGACAAAAGGACAGACAAAAGTCTACCAAGCAATACACAAAAAGCTATAGACCAAGCAAAatgaacccaaccaaaaactctTTGTGATTTTAGTTGCACTTCATGTACTACAGCTATGCATGCTATGGTCATGATGGTGTTGATCTTGGAAAGtaaaaaatttggaaattagtcacattttttgttataacaatGAAAGAAAAGAGAATAGCAATTGGCAATGGCAATCGCAATCAAAgtgttgaaaaacaattttgtataatttcatgacaaatatgtaattatttatagttATTTGTGTACAATGTGATATAAGATCAGAACCAAGCATTCCTCAGTTATACAGTGGTTCATCATTTTGAGCCATGGCTAATCAGGTAAAATAACCAGTGGCTACCTAAGAGGGATCCCACTTCcatcacgcttcagtgatttcctatataatcaaccaatttttttctcaaaatgggGGCTtagcccccctcccccccctaATCCCTGTCTGATAACTGAAGTTATTCTTGACTTTTTTGTAAGTGGTTCATCCTTTTGAGTCATATCTAATCAGGTAACATTACTGAAGTAATTTTTACTTTCCTTTATGTGGTTCAACAGTTTCAGCCATGTTCCATTAGGTTAATTTATTAAAGTAATTATTGACTTTTTGATTCAGTTGTTCAGCATATCAAATCAtacaaagtcaggaaaattACTGAAGTAATTCTTGACTTtacttttcatttgtatatcattttgaGCCATATCTAGTCCGAGAAAAttaatgatttatattattttcccTTCTTTTTAGTGGGCTGTACAGTATGTCTTGGTTTACTGCTGGCTTTACCCATTGCGATGATAGCTATTGGTGAGTAAAGagcataaaaaatacatgtatagtaaataagttcagTACATATGTACAGCTTTCTGAtggcttgctgtttggtgtgagccaaggctccgtgttgaagactgtaccatgacctataatggttttcttttataaattgttatttggatggagagttttctcattggcactcatacgaAATCTTCCTATATGTATAGAACACTCATGAACAGGATATATACACAATACTGATGAACAGTAAATATGTGCAGtacagatatatataaattaaatatttaaagtaaataagttttAATATTACAGATGTACAAGAAATATGAACAGTACAACtgtatagaaatatataaagtacaaatgaACAATTCACATGTATGGTGTAGaagtaatataaaaatgtaagaaagcaaatatcaaaatacaaatttaaatgtttttctgaatgcaaatgtaaaacaatcaaatgaAATTCAAGTTTTATTACAGTAAAAGCATGTATAACCATAATGACAcgattaaaaattattttaagccATACTAACTTTAATCACTGACTCAGTATAAATTGATTGCTAGAATCAGATTTAATAGTTAGTGGGCTGTCCAGCTGATTACATTGGCCCTGCAAGCAGTCGTTGTGGAATCCATACTGCAAAGAGAACATCAAAATAGtaagaaacaaaaacagataaaGAAAGATGGCAGCTTAGCTAGCATATGGGTCTTTGAGCTAGCGTAAGGGTCTTTGACAGTAACCAACACTCATCTCACCAGGAGTACCTAGTATGTCTTTTTAGGTAcaagtataaatatttttttcatcattgtGTGAAGTGCTCCTTTGATGGAGGGATTTTTCTTAACCAGAACAGAATGGCACCTCACACTTGTTCCTGATCAACTGcaacagaaaatatttaatgCTCAACCATTGCCTTCAGGCATGACTCAACCGTATGAGGGCTGTATAGCTCTAATCAGCATCAGTTTTCAAAAGATCTACTAGatgtaatatttcaaaattatagttTATTAAATCCTTCATTCataatcaatgaaataatttataattgcaGGATCAATGTACATCCATGACTGTCCAGCAGAAAGGTATATTCCGATTTACCTGATTGTTGCCGGAAGTGTTGGTATTATTGCCAACTTAATGGGATTGGGCAAGAAGGCAAAGAATAGGAATGAACAACAGGAAGAACAGCAGGAAAATGTTAAAGGCAACCCATTGGACTACATCATTAACTGTTTCCTGCTAGCTTGGTTCATAGCTGGTTTGTTTTTTATCCTAGTTTTTATTCATATCAACATTATCACTTGGGTGGGCAAAATTTATTGGGAACTAAAAGTGCCTCACATGGGAACTCCTGGTTAAGAACTAATTGCTTCTGTTTGGCTCTGCAGGGCTATTTCAAAACCACCAATATGTTCAGAAttattttggagaaaaaaatccataggtTAGGAAGTTCAAGCCTTTTCAGTCTTATAAgataaccttttaaaaaaaatcaactctGTCAAGCGGTCACTTTTGATAATTTCCAGGAGTGACTGCTTGATACAGATGtcactgtcatgactgtaaCTGAATATGTATAAAGTTTTGCCATTGGATGTTTTATCTCTAGTCttgattatactttttttaactgattcaAATCATATTAAAATGTGGACTGGAATAACTTTGGGTTGAACTTCTTGGGGCCAGAACATCATGAATCCTAATGGGTAAACTTATTGTATTAGAAGTCTTTATTATAATCTAGCTATTAACTTCAATTAGCTATTTTCTgggcattattttttcaatgttttattggTTTTAGTAAAAACAAAGAGGAAAGATAAATCTAGATATTTTAGGAAGATCTCTGCATGTCTGCTGTAATTTTCAGATTGCTACTCCTATGATAATATTTATGTCTAATTgtataaataactttttttccaGGTAATGTTTGGGTCTACAGAACTCATGGTCACTTTTCTACTGATCCAACACAAACAGACTTTTGTCATCCGACAGTTTATTGGTTTGCCTTCTGGGTAATCACATCAACCTATATTCTTATTGGTGTGATCTGCTTATTTGTTTGTGTCATTGGGTGCTTTGCAGCTTTTACATCTGACTGATTATGATCAATCTGAGTCTGTTAAGAGGTTTATCTTAACTCTGATTATTCTGGTTCTTTTGAGTgttttgtaacatatttttatatgcctttttgtatATAATGGTTGATAtacttcatatttatatttatatttatttatttattaacttgttacacattttcaaaaaattattttctgatatgttGTTACTTTAAAATGGTTGATACTGGTTTTTTTGTTGAACTATTTTAGATCATAGACAAATTTACACAAGAACaagttattaaattattttatttgaattaagcAATTCTAATTTACTATTAAAGACTTTTGGCCTGAAAACACGTTCAAAGTGgattattttaaagttataagTTCAAATTTCAATTCGCACATGCtctttcttatatatttttttctctgtatattgtactacttttggaacagattagaaaaaaaaacataaaaaagtctACCAGCTCTTACTCAAATTATAGATATTTCTATGTTAAGGATGTCTATTATTCAGTTGGACAGACTTTCTTGATTACTTCtttattttcctattgtgaAGGCATGAAAAAAGGAGACCATGTCTGATGGTGTCACATATAAAGAATTCAACTTTCtgcaaatttttgaaaaggaagaataaaaatcattaaagaaaCAGATGCCACCACTATAGAATGATagaatattacaatatttctccactcatttagttttttgaaaagCTTTGCAAACCTCATGCTTTAAATATTAGTGAAGAAATATGCTAACACATGTGTATCTGTTGTAGAGTCTATATGTAATTATCTTGTTATGCTATTGCATtagaaagatatttaaaataaatgataattatatGGATTCCTGTAATTGCTTtactttgtaaatttattttatgcaattagataaattttattatgttcTATATAATGTATTTGCATAATAGTGTCAGTATAGAAATAATGATCAGAGATATGTTACTGTATACTCTTATGTGTGTACTCTATGaattccttatgtagaaaaggGTCTGGATGGGGTATACTTCATTTCTTAATTCTTTAATATTGatatcattttttcattttctttatattttagcactccattattcttttttatcgtttttttgtgtctattttcatcttttcttgtatattttgaccattattctcttttctcttattaatttttctatttttgtctaTACTTATTTGTTTGAcaaattattctctattctgtaaacccaaACCAgacccttttttttttcttgaacatAAAACTTGAGTAGAGAAAAAgattaagaaatataaatgtaacaTTCACAAAGATAAATGTTCTTCTTGTTTAAATAAGAGTTCGAATACCTACATTAGGTCAGAATTTacttcaaatgaaatattgatatttcattttataaaatagtgTGTTACTAGTATAAGTAGTCTGATACATCATTCATCATgggatatattttttacattatgaaacAGTACCTGTATATACAATTTGAATTAGTAAACATAATGTTCTTCAGTATACACATTAGGACTTTTCCAGAATTAATTGTAATGGGGGAGGGGTTGGGAAGGAAggcctttttttaaaatttgatgagtGGTGGTTATTTAAGAAAGATTGCTTGaccatttaaatgaaatatccattttaaaatgtatgcatgGTGGGGTAAAATAAAAAGTGCCTTACGTCCCCCCTCCCCCgccatacatttatttttggaacAGCCCTTATGGAACTTTGAAATAGAATGATTGTGTTGTTAATAGTCAAAagcaatcaaaataataattatgaattttaaaattgaattaacaaaataattacaaataaaatcaccatgaattaatataaatcaatacCCAAAAAGGTAAATTGTACATGTCTGACCTATGTAGTTATGTTACCAATTAGAgatttttaagttatttttacgaagcataatatatttaatcatattaatatttatatctataaattgttGTTATGGTATATGTAGTTGGAATGTATGAATCTAGAGAGATACTtctgttaaatgtattttttgttggGAGTCGAGGAGAAATTTTGGTATTAGACTAttggttatattttgtttttaacagctcAAGACTAAATTGAAACATATGTGTCTGTTTTTGCTAGACTGATTTTGAAATTGCAAGATGAATGtactaatttgttttgaaaattgaaacatttaaaaccaAGGACAATAGAAATGTATAGCATCATgctcttatatttaaaaaataagaattatctTAAGAGTTAGTTGAACACATTTCATCCTCTTGATTCAAAGCTTTATTGTATAGACAGATATCTAACCTG
This Mytilus trossulus isolate FHL-02 chromosome 14, PNRI_Mtr1.1.1.hap1, whole genome shotgun sequence DNA region includes the following protein-coding sequences:
- the LOC134696128 gene encoding transmembrane protein 272-like; this encodes MTSNGTFKAEEAEGPPPEYNESQYISNTQSPPSYTQDQTPPPSYESLYGRVKAAKQKSTSKAGFFVSFLGILFGTLGCTVCLGLLLALPIAMIAIGSMYIHDCPAERYIPIYLIVAGSVGIIANLMGLGKKAKNRNEQQEEQQENVKGNPLDYIINCFLLAWFIAGNVWVYRTHGHFSTDPTQTDFCHPTVYWFAFWVITSTYILIGVICLFVCVIGCFAAFTSD